A genomic segment from Thermostichus lividus PCC 6715 encodes:
- a CDS encoding RuvC family protein — protein sequence MSQSQLLRQEPTPTYVGFDPGRDKCGLALATPTEIWAHEVVASDRALALVQHWQRTYGIRQVIMGNQTTSQHWLQTLQAHLPADVGIHQVDERNSTLVARDRYWQLFPPRGVQKFIPHGLRLPPRPIDDIVAIVLLERHCGHQLCLKSFDFSPP from the coding sequence GTGAGTCAGTCTCAGTTGCTAAGACAGGAGCCAACACCGACCTATGTGGGGTTTGACCCTGGGCGCGACAAATGCGGCCTCGCCCTAGCAACACCGACGGAAATCTGGGCGCATGAGGTGGTTGCCAGCGATCGCGCCCTTGCCCTTGTGCAGCACTGGCAGCGTACCTACGGCATTCGCCAAGTCATTATGGGAAACCAAACCACATCCCAGCATTGGCTGCAAACCTTGCAGGCACACCTGCCAGCTGATGTTGGCATTCACCAAGTGGATGAACGCAACAGTACCCTAGTTGCGCGCGATCGCTATTGGCAGTTATTTCCGCCCCGGGGCGTGCAGAAATTCATTCCTCACGGGCTGCGGCTCCCTCCCCGTCCCATTGATGACATTGTGGCCATCGTCCTCTTAGAACGTCACTGTGGCCATCAACTGTGCCTCAAGTCCTTTGACTTCTCTCCTCCTTGA
- a CDS encoding sulfurtransferase translates to MSAYTVTAAWLANHLDDPNVVVIDCRFDLMAPERGQQQYRAGHILGAYYLDLEQDLSSPRQQYGGRHPLPDPERLAATLQLMGVREQTLVVAYDDSRLAYAARCWWLLRWLGHDRVAVLDGGYSHYAAAGYPTTTVIPEVRQGHIVAVPRAEWVVDRQGVIAAQGQPQTAIVDAREPHRYRGEHEPIDPVAGHIPRALNYPWLEMTHANGLLKSTAELQRHWQSLANTPEIIVYCGSGVTACVDILGMAIAGLHQTKLYAGSWSDWCAYL, encoded by the coding sequence ATGAGCGCCTATACCGTAACTGCCGCTTGGCTGGCTAACCACCTAGACGACCCTAACGTCGTAGTGATTGACTGTCGCTTTGATTTGATGGCACCGGAGCGAGGGCAACAGCAGTACCGCGCGGGCCATATTCTCGGTGCCTACTACTTAGACTTGGAGCAGGATTTATCCAGTCCGCGGCAGCAGTACGGGGGGCGGCATCCCTTGCCAGACCCCGAACGATTAGCCGCAACCCTACAGTTGATGGGGGTGAGGGAACAAACCCTAGTGGTGGCCTACGATGATTCGCGGTTGGCCTATGCGGCTCGGTGTTGGTGGTTATTGCGGTGGCTGGGGCACGATCGCGTCGCTGTGTTAGATGGGGGCTACAGCCATTACGCTGCCGCAGGTTATCCCACCACAACGGTGATCCCGGAAGTGCGTCAGGGGCACATCGTTGCTGTCCCCAGAGCAGAATGGGTGGTGGATCGCCAAGGGGTTATTGCGGCTCAAGGACAGCCACAAACCGCCATTGTCGATGCACGGGAGCCGCACCGCTACCGGGGTGAGCATGAACCCATTGATCCGGTGGCTGGGCATATTCCAAGGGCACTCAATTACCCGTGGTTGGAGATGACCCACGCCAATGGGTTGCTCAAATCAACGGCTGAGTTACAACGGCACTGGCAATCCTTGGCAAACACACCGGAAATTATTGTCTATTGCGGATCCGGAGTCACGGCCTGTGTAGATATTCTGGGGATGGCGATCGCCGGTCTCCATCAAACCAAGCTCTACGCTGGCAGTTGGAGTGACTGGTGCGCCTACCTATAG
- a CDS encoding YheT family hydrolase, with translation MQSNAYWPPLGLRSPIAHTIFTAYGQRYGCPYRWHPQQEHLFAGAQGVPLYGQGCRVPHARGTLIATYGITGDLTNQWYLHTLAHWGQQRQFDVVLFDWRAHGRSGHLSPTLTSDGLYEGKDLCLIAQQCNELGYTAPYWLVGYSLGGQLALWGAWFAQGTNNDLIAGAAVICPNLDSNRSLAHLGQTFWGRQFERAISRELQRLAQQLHAAHPTSIDLAAIAGINTIAGFDRTLVIERLGFPSVEAYYHASSPLHFLPQLRLPTWILYAADDPLFDPALMPELVAIADRNPALEVVLCEYGGHVGFVSAPTCQRLWGDPDYCWGIHRLLDWLAAKTMQV, from the coding sequence ATGCAATCCAATGCCTACTGGCCACCCCTAGGGTTGCGATCGCCCATTGCCCACACCATTTTTACCGCCTATGGTCAGCGCTATGGCTGTCCCTATCGCTGGCACCCCCAGCAGGAGCATCTCTTTGCAGGAGCGCAAGGGGTGCCCCTTTACGGCCAAGGGTGTCGGGTTCCCCACGCCCGAGGCACCCTTATTGCCACCTACGGTATTACCGGAGATCTGACGAATCAGTGGTATTTGCATACCCTTGCCCACTGGGGGCAGCAACGGCAGTTCGATGTGGTTCTGTTTGACTGGCGCGCCCATGGTCGCAGCGGCCACCTCTCGCCCACCCTCACCAGCGATGGTCTATACGAAGGCAAGGATTTATGCTTGATTGCCCAGCAGTGTAATGAACTGGGATACACCGCTCCCTACTGGTTGGTCGGCTATTCCCTTGGGGGGCAATTGGCCTTGTGGGGCGCGTGGTTCGCCCAAGGCACGAACAATGATCTCATTGCTGGGGCAGCGGTGATTTGTCCTAACTTAGACTCGAACCGCTCCTTAGCTCACCTTGGCCAGACGTTTTGGGGGCGGCAATTTGAACGCGCCATTAGTCGTGAACTCCAACGCTTGGCTCAGCAACTCCACGCCGCGCACCCCACCAGCATTGATTTGGCAGCAATTGCAGGCATCAACACCATTGCGGGTTTTGATCGGACACTGGTGATTGAACGCCTTGGCTTTCCATCGGTTGAGGCCTACTACCATGCCAGCAGCCCGCTCCATTTTTTGCCGCAGTTGCGCTTGCCGACTTGGATACTTTACGCTGCCGATGATCCACTGTTTGATCCTGCCTTGATGCCAGAACTGGTGGCGATCGCCGATCGTAACCCTGCCCTTGAAGTGGTTCTGTGCGAGTATGGTGGGCATGTGGGGTTTGTGAGTGCCCCGACATGTCAAAGGCTCTGGGGGGATCCCGACTACTGTTGGGGAATTCATCGCCTGCTGGATTGGTTAGCAGCCAAAACCATGCAGGTCTAG